In one Balaenoptera musculus isolate JJ_BM4_2016_0621 chromosome 20, mBalMus1.pri.v3, whole genome shotgun sequence genomic region, the following are encoded:
- the SPPL2C gene encoding signal peptide peptidase-like 2C, with protein sequence MACLGFLLLLLLLLLASTMARGEYAVVHVVSDNWSKDYCVLFRSDYVTLPRDLHHAPLLPLHDGTQAPWCPGEDSSHQAHPGSPSQRPLRQTTAMVVRGNCSFYAKGWLAQARGAHGLLIVSQVSGQQCSDTTLATQDRHRPLPHLTIPVAVLRYTDMLDILSYTHGGAGVRVALYAPPEPILDCNVVVIFILAVGTVAVGSYWAGVTEADRVQRRLAQGGGGPGSHNQQEAVAAQQGHEEEDATVDFTPAMTGAVVTMSSSIMLLLYFFYDCFVYVMIAIFGLGASTGLYSCLVPVVHHLPLQQYRWPLPRRRACLQLPLLLLAGLCMVVTVLWVAYRNEDRWAWLLQDMLGVAYCLFVLRRVRLPTLKSCASFLLALLAFDVFFVFVTPLLTRTGESIMVEVASGPADSLSHERLPMVLKVPRLSFSALTLCDQPFSILGFGDIVVPGFLVAYCHRFDVHIRSRQVYFVACTVAYAVGLLVTFVAMALMQMGQPALLYLVSSTLLTSLAVAACRQELTLFWTGQGRAKTPARPVPGLCGAPSVGFDQKQEHAADVHRASELEGATEHLAGNLDDDLGKDTAEIVTISEEEATSPEGHSDSSEGWSDANLEPDELPCTHPGASEELMPLMPMATLTPLMPLMPPPSELGHTQAQAHDAGLPWTGLHKKKGLKVKKSMSTQAPL encoded by the coding sequence ATGGCGTGCCtgggcttcctcctcctcctcctcctcctcctcctcgccagCACCATGGCCCGGGGGGAGTACGCTGTGGTCCACGTGGTGTCAGACAACTGGAGCAAGGACTACTGCGTCCTGTTCCGCTCCGACTATGTCACCCTGCCCCGGGACCTGCACCACGCCCCACTCCTGCCCCTGCACGACGGCACCCAGGCACCCTGGTGCCCAGGCGAGGACTCCTCCCACCAGGCCCACCCCGGCTCCCCCAGCCAGCGGCCCCTCCGCCAGACCACCGCCATGGTCGTGAGGGGTAACTGCAGCTTCTACGCCAAAGGCTGGCTGGCTCAGGCCCGAGGAGCCCACGGGCTGCTCATCGTGAGCCAGGTCAGCGGCCAGCAGTGCTCAGACACCACCCTGGCGACCCAGGACCGCCACAGGCCCCTGCCACACCTCACCATCCCCGTGGCCGTGCTCCGCTACACCGACATGCTCGACATCCTCAGCTACACCCACGGTGGCGCCGGGGTCCGCGTGGCCTTGTATGCACCCCCAGAGCCCATCCTTGACTGCAACGTGGTGGTCATCTTCATCCTGGCTGTAGGCACCGTGGCCGTGGGCAGCTACTGGGCCGGAGTGACCGAGGCTGACCGGGTGCAGCGGCGCCTGgcccaagggggaggggggcctggCAGTCACAATCAGCAGGAAGCAGTGGCAGCCCAGCAGGGGCACGAGGAAGAAGACGCAACAGTGGACTTCACGCCGGCCATGACGGGCGCAGTGGTCACCATGTCCTCCTCCATCATGCTGCTGCTCTACTTCTTCTACGACTGCTTTGTCTATGTCATGATCGCCATCTTCGGCCTGGGCGCCAGCACCGGCCTCTACAGCTGCCTGGTGCCCGTGGTGCACCACCTGCCCCTGCAGCAATACCGGTGGCCCCTGCCCCGCCGCCGGGCCTGTCTGCAGCTGCCCCTGCTGCTGCTGGCTGGCCTGTGCATGGTGGTGACGGTCCTCTGGGTCGCCTACCGCAATGAGGACCGCTGGGCGTGGCTCCTGCAGGACATGCTGGGTGTGGCCTACTGCCTTTTCGTCCTGCGGCGTGTGCGCCTGCCCACCCTCAAGAGCTGTGCCTCCTTCCTGCTGGCCCTGCTGGCCTTTGATGTCTTCTTTGTCTTCGTCACACCCCTGCTCACCAGGACCGGCGAGAGCATCATGGTGGAGGTAGCCTCGGGCCCGGCAGACTCCTTGAGCCACGAGAGGCTGCCCATGGTGCTCAAGGTGCCCCGGCTGAGCTTCTCGGCCTTGACCCTGTGTGACCAGCCCTTCTCCATCCTTGGCTTCGGTGACATCGTGGTCCCCGGCTTCTTGGTGGCCTACTGTCACCGCTTTGACGTGCATATCCGCTCGCGGCAGGTCTACTTCGTGGCCTGCACCGTGGCCTACGCTGTGGGCCTGCTGGTCACCTTTGTTGCCATGGCGCTCATGCAGATGGGCCAGCCCGCCCTGCTCTACCTGGTGTCCAGCACCCTGCTCACCAGCCTGGCCGTGGCTGCCTGCCGCCAAGAGCTCACCCTCTTCTGGACTGGCCAGGGCAGAGCCAAGACCCCCGCCCGGCCGGTGCCAGGGCTCTGCGGGGCCCCTTCAGTTGGCTTTGACCAGAAGCAGGAGCACGCAGCAGACGTCCACAGAGCCAGCGAGCTTGAGGGGGCCACTGAGCACCTGGCAGGGAACTTAGACGACGACCTCGGGAAGGACACGGCTGAGATCGTCACCATATCTGAGGAGGAAGCCACCAGTCCTGAAGGCCACAGTGACAGCTCTGAGGGCTGGAGTGATGCCAACCTGGAGCCTGATGAGCTGCCCTGTACCCACCCTGGGGCCTCAGAGGAGCTGATGCCACTGATGCCAATGGCCACGCTGACACCACTGATGCCACTCATGCCGCCGCCCTCGGAGCTGGGCCacacccaggcccaggcccacgATGCTGGCCTGCCCTGGACGGGGCTCCACAAGAAGAAGGGCCTGAAGGTAAAGAAGAGCATGTCGACCCAGGCTCCCTTGTGA